CGTTCCGACCATTGGCGAAGTAATTTGCTCCACATTCGGATCTTCCGGTGGCGTTTGCTGTTGACCCCCCTCCTTTTGCGTTGCGGGCTGGGAATGGTGAGCCGGTGCCGGCTGGGGAGCTGCTTGTGTCGCGGGAATCTCCACCTGTTGCATCACTCCCTCCGGTTTTTTGCGGATAACCAAGCCTGTATTGGTCTCGCCTGTGACCTCTAATTCGGAAATGCCAGAATCATCCACTGCTTTTATTAAATCTTTAATTTCCTCGATGTTGTACATGGCAAGCATCCTCCTCCTTTTTTTACCATTTATATCGTTTCTTTTTCCAAAAACGTCGTATCAAAGTTCCCTGATGCAAACGCTTCATTGTCCATGAGCGCTAGATGGAAAGGAATCGTGGTTTCCACGCCTTCCACGACAAATTCCACAAGAGCACGTCTCATACGGGCGAGGGCCTCTTGACGATCCGTGCCGTAAACAATTAATTTCGCGACCATGGAGTCGTAATAGGGCGTGATCGTATAGCCCGTATAGACCGCACTATCCACGCGCACCCCCGGGCCTCCCGGCGGCAAATACATCGTAACTTCTCCCGGAGAAGAACGGAAATTTTTCTTTGGATCTTCCGCGTTGATTCGACATTCAATCGCGTGGCCGCGTACGGTGACCGCTTCTTGCTCGATGGATAGAGGTTTCCCCCCGCCAACCAAAATTTGTTCCTTAATAAGATCCACACCTGTCACTTCTTCTGTCACCGGGTGCTCTACTTGAATACGGGTGTTCATCTCCATAAAATAAAAACAATTATGTTTATCAAGCAAAAATTCAACGGTCCCGGCACCGACATAGGCCACTGCTTGTGCGGCTTGTATCGCCGCTTCGCCCATCTGTTTGCGAATGGCTTCATCAATCGCCGGGGAAGGGGCTTCTTCCACAAGTTTCTGGTGCCGACGCTGAATGGAACAATCCCGCTCGCCAAAATGGATCACATTTCCAAACCGATCGGCCATGATTTGGATTTCAATATGTCTTGGTTCCTCGATGAATTTTTCTAAGTAAACGCCTGCATCTCCGAAATTCGTTTCTGCTTCTTGGCGTGCCATCGTAATAGAACGGATTAATTCATCGGCATCGTACGCCACACGCATGCCCTTTCCGCCACCGCCGGCGGTTGCTTTTATAATGACGGGGTAACCGATTTCTTTTGCCGTTTGAAGGGCTTCCTTTTCTTCTTCAACAAGCCCGTCACTCCCCGGCACAGTCGGAACCCCTGCCTTATGCATCGTTTCGCGCGCTTGTGATTTCGCGCCCATTTTATCAATGGCAGCCGCAGATGGGCCGATAAATGTAAGGCCATGATCCGCACAAATTTCAGCGAATGCTGCATTTTCTGCTAAAAAACCATACCCGGGATGAATTGCATCCACACCTGTCTTCGTGGCGGTTGCTATCAGATTTGTTTTGTTCAAATAACTATCTGCCGCGGCATTCGGGCCAATGCAATAAGCTTCATCAGCGATCATCACGTGCAAAGCTTCCTGATCCGCCTCTGAATAAACCGCAACCGTCTCGATGTTTAGTTCACGGCAGGCCCGGATGATGCGAACGGCGATTTCACCACGATTGGCGATTAAGACCTTATTAATCATGCTGGAGTATCTCCTTTACAAAATTACGTATACGGTAAACTTCCATCGGAGAGAGTCCCCTCTCTAATAAAACACGGGTTAAAATCGTGGCAAAGCCCGCGCTAGCACTTCCTGTGCGTCGGCCGGCAAAGAACGCCACGTCCTGTGGCAAAACCGGCACTAGCCCTTCCTGTACGTCGGAACAAATCGGGTGTTCGTCGCCCGCTTAGACGGAAGGCGGAACAACCTTTTTCGGGAAATTAAGAATGCTACTTTGGCTTCCGATGTCTGACTTCCTGGGAAGCGTGTGCTTACCACCAGGATAAAACGTACTTGTGCATATCCATCCTTCTAAATTTTAAATAAAAACACATCGACCGTCAACGTTTATCACTGCTTCATCGTCTTCAATCACGTATTTTCACACTGAATATAGCAAATGAAACATGCACGAATTGTCGAAGGGACGAAGTGAAGGATAGAATTAATGTTCTTCCTCACCAAAAATTAGACAAAGAAGGGTTTGAGCTTTACCTTAAACAGGAATAGATAGGAAGGAAATTCGATGGAGGTGAAGAATGATGAAAGACGTGAAAACAGAAGCAAAAGAGCTGGAAGGTTGGTCATTGGAAGGGGAGAAAATTCGAAAATCCTTTTCCTTTGACACCTATTTTGAAGGAATTTCTTTTGTTAGTAAACTTGCGGTCTATGCAGAAGGGGTTCAGCACCATCCCCATGTGACCATTGACCATACAAATGTGACCGTGCAGTGGACGACCGTGGATCAAGGCGCACTCACAGCAAAAGACATTGCTGCCGCTAAAGCTTCGGACAACTTGTTGAACAGTGGCCACATTTAAGCGAGGAGGGGCACGCGTGACGCGCAACCGCAAATTGCTGAAAAAGGCTCGTGAGCATGAAGTTCAGGACGAAAAATAGACGGCTGAAAGACATGGCTTACCACTTTAGCGCAAAACGCGAAATCATTAAAAGCAACCTCATCGCGGGAATCGCACGTGGTGTAGGGCTGACTCGACACAGCTGTCTTGTTGGCCCTTCTCGGGTTTATCCTCGCGAAAACCGTCTCTTTACCGTTAATCGGTGATTATCTTGCCGAAATTTTGGATATCGTAGATAATCAAAGGGAAACGACCCCTTAACTTGAAGGAGCGATGAAAAAATGGATTTACTTGGAATTGCAGCATTAATCTTTGCGATCGCGTTTGCGGTTCTCGTCATCTTCTTGGCAAGAGCCCTGGGAAACTTGGCAAATGTGCTTTCCAAAACAGAAGTCACCGTCGGTAAACTTCCCGAACAGTTGGATGAGATCACAAAAGAGACGGGAACCGTTCTCCACAATACAAACGAAACGATTTTGGATGTCAATGAAAAGGTAGCAACGTTGAACCCTATTTTCGGCATGATTGGGGATGCCGGCGAAGCTTCCCGAAGATTGTCATCCTCCCTCGTCGACATGACCGAGGCTGTGAGTAATCAATCGCAAGAAGCATCGGAAACGTCGCGGCAAAAAGGGTTGAGTGGCTTCTACGGTCTAGCGGCATTTATTTATTTTTTAAATCAAAAACGCAAAGAAAAAAGTGAATAATGCTTCGACCCGAGTGTAGACATTTCGCCGTTCTGCACTCTTTTTTTTCTATGATCCATCATGACGACCGTATGCGGCAGATTTGCCCGGATTAGGGCTCCATGGAGCCGTTAGCGGTTGGACGGAGTGGTTGCAAAAAAAAGATAAGGACCATCGCTGGACGTGCCCTTACCTTCCACTATAAAACAGGGGGTACTGTTTATATTTTCCACCCCCTGCCCCATTTTAAACCTGTTATTTTAACGTAAAGCCTTGATCTTTTAAAAATGTGGTCACTTGCTGGCGTCGGGGATTGCCAAGATAATGGACCATGTTTGCGCCCCAACCGTCGGTTTTCTTTCCGTTCGTCCGTTTTTCGTAGTAATCGCTCGTCACGCGTTCATATTCGTCCAAGCCTTCGTGATAGCGTTCCCCTTGATAACGATCTTCGTGTAAAATCATCGGCTTTGGAAAACGCGGCTTTTGTCCGGGGTCCTGGTCCGGGTAGCCGAGGCAAAGCCCCATGACCGGAAATGTATGTTTCGGAAGTTCAAGCAATTCTGCCACGCGGTACAAGTCGTTCCGAACACCGCCGATCATCACGCCGCCCAATCCGTAGGAACGGGCAGTGAGCAAGACGTTTTCGGCAGCAAGCGCTACGTCAACCGCGCCGACGAGCACATTTTCCGTTTCTTC
The Salicibibacter kimchii DNA segment above includes these coding regions:
- the accB gene encoding acetyl-CoA carboxylase biotin carboxyl carrier protein yields the protein MYNIEEIKDLIKAVDDSGISELEVTGETNTGLVIRKKPEGVMQQVEIPATQAAPQPAPAHHSQPATQKEGGQQQTPPEDPNVEQITSPMVGTFYRAPSPDADAYVQPGDRINESSVVCIVEAMKLMNEIEAEIEGEIKEILVENGELVDYGQPLFLVKK
- the accC gene encoding acetyl-CoA carboxylase biotin carboxylase subunit; translated protein: MINKVLIANRGEIAVRIIRACRELNIETVAVYSEADQEALHVMIADEAYCIGPNAAADSYLNKTNLIATATKTGVDAIHPGYGFLAENAAFAEICADHGLTFIGPSAAAIDKMGAKSQARETMHKAGVPTVPGSDGLVEEEKEALQTAKEIGYPVIIKATAGGGGKGMRVAYDADELIRSITMARQEAETNFGDAGVYLEKFIEEPRHIEIQIMADRFGNVIHFGERDCSIQRRHQKLVEEAPSPAIDEAIRKQMGEAAIQAAQAVAYVGAGTVEFLLDKHNCFYFMEMNTRIQVEHPVTEEVTGVDLIKEQILVGGGKPLSIEQEAVTVRGHAIECRINAEDPKKNFRSSPGEVTMYLPPGGPGVRVDSAVYTGYTITPYYDSMVAKLIVYGTDRQEALARMRRALVEFVVEGVETTIPFHLALMDNEAFASGNFDTTFLEKETI
- a CDS encoding 4a-hydroxytetrahydrobiopterin dehydratase, giving the protein MMKDVKTEAKELEGWSLEGEKIRKSFSFDTYFEGISFVSKLAVYAEGVQHHPHVTIDHTNVTVQWTTVDQGALTAKDIAAAKASDNLLNSGHI
- a CDS encoding DUF5665 domain-containing protein, which codes for MALLGFILAKTVSLPLIGDYLAEILDIVDNQRETTP
- a CDS encoding DUF948 domain-containing protein; its protein translation is MDLLGIAALIFAIAFAVLVIFLARALGNLANVLSKTEVTVGKLPEQLDEITKETGTVLHNTNETILDVNEKVATLNPIFGMIGDAGEASRRLSSSLVDMTEAVSNQSQEASETSRQKGLSGFYGLAAFIYFLNQKRKEKSE
- the nfsA gene encoding oxygen-insensitive NADPH nitroreductase; amino-acid sequence: MDHKNSRDLIQTHQSIRKFKDTEVSEDIVTDLVESARWAPTSHHVQAYTMIRVRDQEKRDAISEVAANQKYVRESPLFLVFVADWHKHVINSEKHDADYQLEETENVLVGAVDVALAAENVLLTARSYGLGGVMIGGVRNDLYRVAELLELPKHTFPVMGLCLGYPDQDPGQKPRFPKPMILHEDRYQGERYHEGLDEYERVTSDYYEKRTNGKKTDGWGANMVHYLGNPRRQQVTTFLKDQGFTLK